The Cydia splendana chromosome 8, ilCydSple1.2, whole genome shotgun sequence genome contains a region encoding:
- the LOC134793213 gene encoding 15-hydroxyprostaglandin dehydrogenase [NAD(+)]-like, whose product MHDFKDKVVLITGGASGVGSGVVRLLMEEKVQHVAILDIAKDAGKAFQDELNAKYGPDKVKFHQCDVTDEEVFLGIMAEVKNTRGQIDVVINNAGIMNDSWQTYKKQISINVTALVTGSLRALEMMRRDEGGRGGTIINMASVAALCQQPTLPVYWGTKSAVLQFSNCLGMEEHYSVSGVRVIAVCLGCTDTGLLTPQKTGRFDKYFAAQYGEIFPVMRLQKMESAAKGIIEAYKRGESGSTWLATRDEPVKDITEDIRKAYDILAVHAMP is encoded by the exons ATGCATGATTTTAAAGACAAGGTAGTGTTGATCACTGGCGGGGCCAGCGGCGTCGGCTCGGGCGTTGTCAGGCTGTTGATGGAAGAAAAAGTTCAG CATGTAGCTATACTAGATATAGCCAAAGATGCGGGAAAAGCTTTCCAAGACGAGTTGAACGCGAAGTACGGGCCCGACAAAGTGAAGTTCCACCAGTGTGACGTCACCGATGAAGAAGTGTTCTTGGGCATCATGGCCGAGGTCAAGAACACACGTGGCCAGATAGATGTGGTGATCAACAATGCCGGGATCATGAATGACAGCTGGCAGACATATAAGAAGCAAATATCTATTAATgtg ACGGCTCTCGTAACTGGGTCTCTTCGAGCGCTGGAAATGATGCGTCGCGACGAAGGTGGGAGGGGTGGCACCATCATCAACATGGCATCCGTGGCCGCGCTGTGCCAGCAACCAACGCTGCCAGTCTACTGGGGTACCAAGAGCGCGGTCCTGCAATTCAGCAACTGCCTTGGA ATGGAGGAGCACTACAGCGTATCGGGTGTACGAGTGATTGCCGTATGTCTAGGCTGTACCGATACGGGGCTACTCACGCCGCAGAAGACAGGCCGCTTCGACAAGTATTTCGCCGCTCAATACGGGGAAATATTTCCAGTGATGAGATTACAGAA GATGGAATCAGCAGCCAAAGGAATAATAGAAGCCTACAAACGCGGAGAGAGCGGCAGTACGTGGTTGGCCACACGAGATGAGCCCGTTAAAGATATCACTGAAGACATCAGAAAGGCTTATGATATACTCGCTGTAcatgccatgccataa